From the genome of Zonotrichia leucophrys gambelii isolate GWCS_2022_RI chromosome 24, RI_Zleu_2.0, whole genome shotgun sequence, one region includes:
- the IL18 gene encoding interleukin-18 yields MSAEEIRVYAVELGKNFCLYFEDDDELECDALCKEKTLHRVLRNVNSQLLVVRPDLNVAAFEDVTDQEMQSGKGMHFSIHCYKTTTPSAGLPVAFSVQVENKSYYMCCERECGKMIVRFKEGEVPKEIPGESNIIFFKKTFTSCCSQAFKFEYSMEQGMFLAFEEEGYLRKLILKKLSEDEVDETMKISLCKFSQNENHNL; encoded by the exons ATGAGTGCTGAAGAGATTCGGGTGTATGCAGTAGAACTTGGAAAAAATTTCTGCCTCTATTTTGAAG ACGACGATG agctggagtgtGATGCCCTGTGCAAGGAAAAGACCCTGCACCGAGTGCTGAGGAACGTGAACAGCCAGCTGCTGGTGGTGCGCCCCGACCTCAACGTGGCGGCCTTTGAGGATGTGACAGACCAGGAGATGCAATCTG GCAAGGGGATGCATTTCAGCATTCACTGCTACAAAACCACCACGCCCTCGGCCGGGCTGCCCGTGGCCTTCAGTGTCCAAGTGGAAAACAAGAGTTACTACATGTGCTGTGAGAGGGAATGCGGGAAAATGATCGTCAGGTTCAAG gaAGGAGAAGTTCCCAAAGAAATTCCTGGTGAAAGCAACATCATCTTTTTCAAGAAGACATTTACATCTTGCTGCTCCCAAGCATTTAAGTTTGAATACTCCATGGAGCAAGGAATGTTCTTGGCCTTTGAGGAAGAAGGCTACTTGAGAAAATTAATCCTTAAGAAACTGTCAGAAGATGAAGTGGATGAAACCATGAAGATAAGTTTATGTAAGTTCAGTCAGAATGAAAATCACAACCTATGA
- the SDHD gene encoding succinate dehydrogenase [ubiquinone] cytochrome b small subunit, mitochondrial, with protein MALALLRPRPRGAALALLGSALLRRPAALGAAAARCAPARESHGPPRQGHGGSKAASLHWTGERAVSVLLLGLLPAAYLCPGPAVDYSLAAALTLHGHWGLGQVITDYVHGDVPIKVANTGLYVLSALTFAGLCHFNYHDVGICKAVAMLWSL; from the exons ATGGCGCTGGCGCTGctgcggccgcggccccgcggggccgcccTGG ctctgctgggctcgGCCCTGCtccgccgccccgccgcgctcggtgccgccgccgcccgctgCGCTCCGGCCCGCGAGAGCCACGGCCCGCCCCGCCAGGGACACG GCGGTTCCAAGGCTGCATCTCTGCACTGGACAGGGGAGCGAGCGgtcagtgtgctgctgctggggctgctccccgcAGCCTACCTGTGCCCTGGACCCGCTGTGGACtattccctggctgctgccctcaCCCTGCACGGCCACTG GGGCCTGGGCCAGGTAATTACTGATTATGTGCACGGAGATGTCCCCATTAAAGTGGCCAACACGGGGCTGTACGTCCTGTCTGCCCTGACCTTCGCTGGCCTCTGCCACTTCAACTACCACGACGTGGGCATCTGCAAGGCTGTGGCCATGCTCTGGAGCCTCTGa